From Streptomyces cyaneogriseus subsp. noncyanogenus, the proteins below share one genomic window:
- a CDS encoding ComEC/Rec2 family competence protein gives MRSRPAPPRHAAVLEAAGPSASADARTPPGRAAVHAASGKRLGAARPRQDGPVDLRLVPPALVAWATAALTVDASPGWTAGAAIGCLAVAGVLLAAPAGALPRTLRGRRPGAWSRMPVAAVLLCAAAAAASAGLHGADLRRGPVPALARQYASVTTEVEVTSDPRLTRPRVRGGHLSSDAVLVGADVRRVVAGGSSVATRTPVLLIVRTGSGTTAQAARGTGRSPWLGLLPSTRLRVAGRLAPATADGGRVAAVLRVRDRAAPDVVREPSGPQRLAGRLRAGLREATDGLPADARALLPGLVVGDTSRVTPELDQAFKETDLAHVLAVSGSNFTVLLALLLGPPALAQRSERRGLAPRLGISLRTTAVLGGALALGFVVVCRPDPSVLRAAACGSVALLALATGRRRSLIPALATAVLLLVLYDPWLSRSYGFLLSVLATGALLTIAPRWSAALRRRRVPPRAAEALAAAAAAQAVCAPVVAVLSARVSLVAVPCNLLAEFALAPATVLGFAALGTALPAMPVAKALAWCASWPAEWIAEVARTGAALPGAGVDWPGGWTGAALLAPATVAVLLAGRRLSRHPWWCGICGVLLLLVVVQPPPLTRVITGWPPPGWRMVMCDVGQGDALVLAAGGGTGVVVDAGPDPALVDRCLRALGITRIPLVVLTHFHADHVAGLPGVLRGRAVAAIETTGFEEPPGQAEFVRRQAAARRIPVRHATAGEQRRAGALSWEVVWPRAPARPGTGTHAAPARPGPEPEGPEPEGPNDASVALLVRTSGLRLLLLGDLEPPSQRALARSPAAAALEDVDVLKVAHHGSAYQDPDLLHRLSPRLALISCGEGNPYGHPAPGTVTALRAQGAMVLRTDRDGALAVTGSAGSLRVTDD, from the coding sequence ATGAGGTCCCGCCCCGCACCGCCGCGGCACGCGGCCGTCCTGGAAGCCGCCGGTCCGTCCGCGTCGGCCGACGCTCGGACACCGCCCGGCCGAGCGGCCGTGCACGCGGCCTCCGGGAAGCGGCTGGGGGCGGCCCGGCCCCGGCAGGACGGGCCGGTGGACCTGCGGCTGGTGCCGCCCGCGCTCGTGGCCTGGGCGACGGCGGCGCTGACGGTGGACGCCTCGCCGGGATGGACCGCCGGTGCCGCGATCGGCTGCCTGGCCGTGGCCGGCGTCCTGCTGGCTGCACCGGCCGGGGCACTGCCGCGGACGCTGCGGGGGCGCCGGCCGGGGGCCTGGTCGCGGATGCCGGTGGCCGCCGTACTGCTGTGTGCCGCGGCGGCCGCGGCCTCGGCCGGGCTCCACGGGGCGGATCTGCGCCGGGGGCCCGTACCGGCCCTCGCACGGCAGTACGCGTCGGTGACCACCGAGGTGGAGGTCACCTCCGACCCGCGCCTCACCCGGCCCCGGGTCAGAGGCGGCCACCTGTCCTCGGACGCGGTACTGGTCGGCGCCGACGTACGGCGAGTGGTGGCCGGCGGGTCGTCGGTCGCGACGCGGACGCCGGTGCTGCTGATCGTCCGCACCGGTTCGGGGACCACCGCGCAGGCCGCGCGGGGCACCGGCCGGTCCCCGTGGCTCGGGCTGCTCCCGTCCACCCGGCTGCGCGTCGCCGGGCGGCTGGCGCCCGCGACGGCGGACGGCGGCCGGGTGGCGGCCGTGCTGCGGGTACGGGACCGGGCGGCCCCGGACGTGGTGAGGGAGCCGTCGGGGCCGCAACGCCTGGCGGGACGGCTGCGCGCCGGACTGCGCGAGGCGACCGACGGCCTTCCGGCGGACGCGCGGGCGCTGCTGCCGGGCCTGGTCGTCGGGGACACCTCACGCGTCACACCCGAGCTCGACCAGGCGTTCAAGGAGACCGACCTCGCACATGTTTTAGCCGTTTCCGGGTCGAACTTCACAGTTCTGCTCGCCCTGCTGCTGGGGCCGCCCGCCCTGGCCCAGCGCAGTGAACGCCGGGGACTGGCGCCCCGCCTCGGCATCTCCCTGCGGACGACGGCCGTCCTGGGCGGCGCGCTCGCCCTCGGTTTCGTGGTCGTGTGCCGACCCGATCCCAGCGTGCTGCGGGCCGCGGCCTGCGGTTCCGTCGCGCTGCTCGCCCTGGCCACCGGGCGCCGCCGGTCGCTGATCCCGGCGCTGGCGACGGCCGTGCTGCTGCTGGTGCTCTACGACCCGTGGCTGTCGCGCAGTTACGGCTTCCTGCTCTCGGTGCTGGCCACGGGGGCGCTGCTCACGATCGCGCCCCGGTGGAGCGCGGCGCTGCGGCGGCGCCGGGTTCCGCCGCGGGCGGCGGAGGCGCTGGCCGCCGCCGCGGCCGCCCAGGCGGTGTGCGCGCCGGTCGTCGCCGTGCTCTCGGCGCGGGTGAGCCTGGTGGCGGTGCCGTGCAATCTGCTCGCCGAGTTCGCCCTCGCCCCGGCCACGGTACTGGGCTTCGCGGCGCTGGGGACGGCGCTGCCCGCGATGCCCGTGGCCAAGGCGCTGGCGTGGTGCGCGAGCTGGCCCGCGGAGTGGATCGCGGAGGTGGCCCGCACCGGGGCGGCGCTGCCGGGCGCGGGGGTCGACTGGCCGGGCGGCTGGACCGGGGCGGCGCTGCTCGCGCCGGCCACGGTGGCCGTGCTGCTCGCCGGACGGCGCCTGTCGCGGCACCCCTGGTGGTGCGGGATCTGCGGCGTCCTGCTCCTGCTCGTGGTGGTGCAGCCGCCGCCGCTCACCCGCGTGATCACGGGCTGGCCGCCGCCGGGCTGGCGGATGGTCATGTGCGACGTGGGCCAGGGCGACGCGCTGGTGCTCGCGGCGGGCGGGGGCACGGGTGTCGTCGTCGACGCCGGGCCCGATCCCGCGCTCGTCGACCGCTGCCTGCGCGCGCTCGGCATCACCCGGATCCCGCTGGTGGTGCTGACCCACTTCCACGCCGACCACGTGGCGGGCCTGCCGGGCGTGCTGCGGGGGCGCGCGGTCGCCGCGATCGAGACGACCGGCTTCGAAGAGCCGCCGGGCCAGGCCGAGTTCGTCCGGCGCCAGGCGGCGGCACGGCGGATCCCCGTGCGGCACGCCACCGCGGGCGAACAGCGGCGGGCCGGTGCGCTGTCCTGGGAGGTGGTCTGGCCTCGCGCGCCCGCCCGGCCCGGCACGGGCACCCACGCGGCCCCCGCCCGCCCGGGCCCGGAACCGGAGGGGCCGGAACCGGAAGGACCGAACGACGCCAGCGTCGCCCTGCTGGTCCGGACGTCCGGGCTGCGGCTGCTGCTCCTCGGCGACCTGGAGCCCCCGTCCCAGCGGGCGCTGGCCAGATCACCGGCGGCAGCGGCACTGGAGGACGTGGACGTGCTCAAGGTGGCCCACCACGGCTCGGCCTACCAGGACCCGGATCTCCTGCACCGGCTCTCTCCACGGCTGGCGCTGATCTCCTGCGGCGAGGGCAACCCGTACGGCCACCCCGCGCCCGGCACGGTCACCGCCCTGCGGGCCCAGGGCGCGATGGTGCTGCGCACGGACCGGGACGGCGCGCTGGCGGTCACCGGCTCGGCAGGGAGCCTGCGGGTGACGGACGACTGA
- a CDS encoding ComEA family DNA-binding protein produces the protein MALRSRSRTATVTSGPGRGPTSDGRTRHRRRPGVHGRTGHRHTPAEELRRRAEVLFAGHTGEALETARGLPPGGPAATDPSGDGRRAPGPGGLPPGEPTAALPARDGRPVPGVRGPGEPPDDAGMDPDPVGTDAMTAGGGWRERAGPALRERLPVWLQARCGLERRSVIALTVVLVIAVVFAVQHFWSGRTQPVRAPEMVRAAAPYGEQGRRAVPEPADEGSGAPGSTAGAEIVVDVTGKVREPGIHRLPAGSRVADALRAAGGVRPGTDTGGLNRARFLVDGEQVVVGGPAPAPVPMPGASAGAATGAPATPLSLNTATAEQLETLPGVGPVLARHIVDHRTRNGGFRSVEELRDVNGIGERRFADLRNLVRP, from the coding sequence ATGGCTCTTCGATCACGTTCACGCACAGCGACGGTGACCAGCGGCCCGGGCCGTGGCCCGACCTCCGACGGCCGCACCCGCCACCGCCGCCGGCCCGGTGTCCACGGCCGCACCGGACACCGGCACACCCCGGCCGAGGAGCTCCGCCGGCGCGCCGAGGTGCTCTTCGCCGGACACACCGGCGAGGCACTGGAGACGGCGCGGGGGCTGCCGCCCGGCGGGCCTGCCGCGACGGACCCTTCCGGTGACGGCCGCCGGGCGCCGGGCCCGGGCGGGCTGCCGCCCGGTGAACCCACCGCGGCGCTCCCCGCCCGGGACGGCCGCCCGGTGCCGGGCGTGCGCGGTCCCGGGGAGCCTCCGGACGACGCGGGGATGGATCCGGACCCCGTGGGGACGGACGCCATGACGGCCGGGGGCGGCTGGCGGGAGCGGGCCGGACCGGCACTGCGGGAGCGGCTGCCGGTGTGGCTCCAGGCCCGGTGCGGACTGGAGCGGCGGAGCGTGATCGCGCTCACGGTGGTGCTCGTCATCGCCGTGGTCTTCGCCGTGCAGCACTTCTGGAGCGGCCGTACCCAGCCCGTGCGGGCCCCCGAGATGGTGCGGGCGGCGGCGCCGTACGGCGAGCAGGGACGGCGCGCCGTGCCGGAACCGGCGGATGAGGGGAGCGGAGCGCCGGGGAGCACGGCCGGTGCCGAGATCGTCGTGGACGTCACCGGCAAGGTCCGCGAGCCCGGGATCCACCGTCTGCCGGCCGGGTCGAGGGTGGCGGACGCCCTGCGCGCGGCCGGCGGCGTACGGCCCGGTACCGACACCGGCGGGCTGAACCGGGCCCGCTTCCTGGTCGACGGCGAGCAGGTCGTCGTCGGCGGACCCGCCCCAGCCCCCGTGCCAATGCCGGGCGCGTCCGCGGGGGCCGCCACCGGCGCTCCGGCGACACCCCTGTCCCTCAACACGGCGACCGCCGAGCAGCTCGAGACGCTGCCGGGCGTCGGGCCCGTACTGGCCCGGCACATCGTCGACCACCGCACACGAAACGGCGGATTCCGCTCGGTGGAGGAGCTGCGTGACGTCAACGGCATCGGCGAGCGCCGCTTCGCCGACCTGCGGAATCTGGTCCGGCCATGA
- a CDS encoding DegV family protein has protein sequence MSRHVAIVTDSTAYLPARTVERHGITTVPLTVVLGDRALEEGTEISTRSLAQALQKRRPVTTSRPSPELFAETYRKVAASGADGIVSLHLSAELSGTYDAAVAAARESPVPVRVVDTGMVAMALGFCALAAAQAAEAGATADEAVAVAEKRAAGTSAYFYVDTLDYLRRGGRIGAAQALLGSALAVKPLLRLGEGRIEPLEKVRTASRAIARLEEIVADRAGAARVDIAVHHLAAPDRASALADRVRARVPGVADLHVSEVGAVIGAHTGPGLLGVVVSDR, from the coding sequence ATGTCCCGCCATGTCGCGATCGTCACCGATTCAACGGCCTACCTCCCGGCCCGGACGGTGGAGCGCCACGGCATCACCACGGTCCCGCTGACCGTGGTCCTCGGCGACCGGGCCCTGGAGGAAGGCACCGAGATCTCCACCCGCTCCCTGGCCCAGGCCCTGCAGAAGCGACGCCCGGTCACCACCTCCCGCCCGAGCCCCGAACTCTTCGCCGAGACCTACCGCAAGGTCGCCGCGTCCGGCGCCGACGGCATCGTCTCGCTCCACCTGTCCGCCGAACTGTCGGGGACCTACGACGCCGCGGTGGCCGCGGCGCGGGAGTCGCCGGTGCCCGTGCGGGTGGTGGACACCGGGATGGTCGCGATGGCGCTCGGGTTCTGCGCGCTCGCCGCGGCCCAGGCGGCGGAGGCGGGTGCCACCGCGGACGAAGCCGTCGCGGTCGCCGAGAAGCGCGCCGCGGGCACGTCCGCCTACTTCTACGTCGACACCCTCGACTACCTGCGGCGCGGCGGCCGGATCGGGGCCGCGCAGGCCCTGCTCGGCTCGGCGCTCGCGGTCAAGCCGCTGCTGCGGCTGGGCGAGGGGAGGATCGAGCCCCTGGAGAAGGTGCGGACGGCGTCCCGGGCGATCGCCCGCCTGGAGGAGATCGTCGCCGACCGCGCCGGCGCCGCCCGGGTCGACATCGCCGTCCACCACCTGGCCGCCCCCGACCGGGCATCGGCCCTGGCGGACCGAGTGCGGGCCCGGGTGCCCGGGGTGGCCGACCTGCATGTGAGCGAGGTCGGCGCGGTGATCGGGGCACACACCGGGCCCGGGCTGCTGGGGGTCGTGGTCTCGGACCGGTGA